One window of the Populus nigra chromosome 4, ddPopNigr1.1, whole genome shotgun sequence genome contains the following:
- the LOC133690723 gene encoding peroxidase 12-like produces MASAAKSFTPLLLISSLLVASWFCATEAKSTVPVVQGLSWTFYQSSCPKVESIIRKQLEKVFKKEIGQAAGLLRLHFHDCFVQGCDGSVLLDGSASGPSEQDAPPNLTLRARAFEIIDDLRERIHKECGRVVSCSDILAIAARDSVYLSGGPDYDVPLGRRDGLNFATRNATLDNLPPPFANADTILSSLAAKTFDPTDVVALSGGHTIGISHCSSFTDRLYPTQDPTMDKTFANNLKGICPASDSNSTTVLDIRSPNNFDNKYYVDLMNRQGLFTSDQDLYTNKKTRGIVTSFAANQSLFFEKFVVAMIKMSQLSVLTGKEGEIRASCSVRNSGSSYLESVVEEGFEALSELI; encoded by the exons ATGGCCAGTGCTGCTAAGTCTTTCACCCCCCTTCTTCTGATTTCTTCTCTCCTTGTAGCTTCTTGGTTTTGTGCCACAGAAGCAAAAAGCACTGTTCCTGTAGTGCAGGGTCTGTCGTGGACATTCTACCAGTCTAGCTGTCCTAAAGTTGAATCCATTATAAGGAAACAGCTCGAAAAGGTGTTCAAGAAGGAGATTGGCCAAGCTGCTGGCTTGCTTCGTCTCCACTTTCATGACTGCTTTGTTCAG GGATGTGATGGTTCAGTCTTGCTTGATGGATCAGCCAGTGGTCCAAGCGAGCAGGACGCACCTCCCAACCTTACCTTGAGAGCAAGGGCATTTGAGATCATCGACGACCTACGCGAGCGCATACACAAGGAGTGTGGCCGTGTCGTCTCTTGCTCTGATATTCTTGCAATTGCAGCTCGCGACTCTGTTTACTTG TCTGGTGGTCCAGATTATGATGTTCCCTTGGGAAGGCGAGATGGTCTAAACTTTGCAACACGAAATGCTACCTTAGATAACCTGCCGCCACCCTTTGCTAACGCCGATACAATTCTCTCATCTCTCGCCGCCAAAACCTTTGACCCCACAGACGTGGTAGCCCTGTCCGGCGGCCACACCATTGGTATAAGTCATTGCAGCTCTTTCACTGACCGCCTCTATCCAACCCAAGATCCTACCATGGACAAAACCTTTGCCAACAATCTCAAAGGCATTTGCCCCGCGAGTGACTCCAATAGCACTACCGTGTTAGATATTCGGTCCCCTAATAATTTTGATAACAAGTACTACGTCGATCTCATGAACCGCCAAGGCCTGTTTACCTCGGACCAGGACTTGTACACGAACAAGAAGACAAGGGGCATTGTCACTAGCTTTGCTGCTAATCAAAGTCTGTTCTTTGAGAAGTTTGTGGTTGCAATGATCAAAATGTCCCAGCTAAGCGTATTGACCGGAAAAGAAGGTGAAATTCGCGCAAGTTGCTCGGTGAGAAACTCAGGCTCCAGCTACCTGGAGTCTGTGGTGGAAGAGGGTTTCGAGGCACTGTCAGAACTAATATAA